One Siniperca chuatsi isolate FFG_IHB_CAS linkage group LG8, ASM2008510v1, whole genome shotgun sequence DNA segment encodes these proteins:
- the LOC122880867 gene encoding protein Wnt-8-like encodes MTMMHSLFWLLPLLYKMCPGHAWVASNFLMTGPKAYLTYARSVQVGAQSGIEECKHQFAWDKWNCPDSATQLRGLRRATRETSFVHAISAAGVMYTLTRNCSLGDLDNCGCDVSKNGKIGGRGWLWGGCSDNVDFGEKISKQYVDAQETGQDSRAAVNLHNNAAGRLAVKATMKRICRCHGMSESCSVQTCWTQLSDFREIGNYLKIKHSEAQKLDIDKKRMRAGNSADNRGAIVDAFGSIAQTELIYLDDSPDYCRKNISLGLYGTEGRECVQHGEGLTQWEKRSCRRLCHECGLRVEERRTEVVSSCNCKFHWCCTVNCEDCSQVIVKHVCARSEGADGHGFRRRYRGHK; translated from the exons ATGACAATGATGCATTCATTATTTTGGCTCCTGCCTCTTTTATACAAAATGTGTCCCGGACATGCTTG GGTGGCAAGTAACTTTCTTATGACGGGACCCAAG GCCTATCTCACCTATGCAAGAAGCGTGCAGGTGGGCGCACAGAGTGGGATTGAGGAGTGCAAACACCAGTTTGCGTGGGATAAATGGAACTGTCCCGACAGCGCAACACAGCTCAGAGGACTAAGACGTG CCACCAGAGAGACTTCTTTCGTCCACGCCATCAGTGCAGCGGGggtcatgtacactctgaccaGGAACTGTAGTCTGGGAGACCTCGACAACTGCGGCTGTGATGTCTCCAAGAACGGAAAAATTG GCGGTCGTGGCTGGCTGTGGGGGGGTTGTAGTGACAACGTGGATTTCGGAGAGAAGATTTCCAAACAGTACGTGGATGCGCAGGAGACAGGTCAGGACTCCAGGGCTGCTGTCAACCTGCACAACAACGCGGCTGGGCGGCTG GCTGTGAAGGCAACAATGAAGCGCATCTGTAGATGTCATGGCATGTCTGAGAGCTGCAGCGTCCAGACCTGCTGGACACAGCTGTCAGATTTCAGAGAAATCGGCAATTACTTAAAGATCAAGCACAGCGAAGCCCAAAAACTGGACATCGACAAAAAGCGCATGCGGGCTGGCAACAGCGCGGACAATCGAGGTGCCATCGTGGACGCGTTCGGCAGCATCGCCCAGACAGAGCTCATCTACCTGGACGACTCCCCGGACTACTGCAGGAAGAACATCAGCTTGGGGCTGTACGGCACCGAGGGCCGGGAGTGTGTGCAGCATGGAGAGGGTTTAACCCAGTGGGAGAAGCGCAGCTGCCGCAGGTTGTGTCATGAATGCGGCCTGAGGGTGGAAGAGAGGCGCACGGAGGTAGTGAGCAGCTGCAACTGCAAATTCCACTGGTGCTGCACGGTGAACTGTGAAGACTGCTCTCAGGTAATAGTCAAACATGTGTGCGCCCGGAGTGAAGGTGCTGATGGGCACGGCTTTAGACGGAGATACCGTGGACACAAATga